A DNA window from Mesorhizobium sp. C432A contains the following coding sequences:
- a CDS encoding acyltransferase, which yields MASGAGKAQEIKVKKFYSIQYLRACAALLVLFAHAFSYQIGVDNLIIVTAGRLGVVLFFVISGFIMVHITGDGPFSAATFLKRRAIRIIPLYWLFTSLAAVLAALAPSLFQKTVFTWPHYLQSLLFIVHEAPGRDSASPILSLGWTLNYEVFFYIAFAVFAFLSVTSRVFVLTVFFIAMWIAGLWLAPTNPVIQFYLNPSPVAFVIGMWIGRRYLDGDFTSDIRHAWIFGVMTAAGVVLSFVDDGTPLLGQISFAGQAMWAAGLLHLSLILEPKLKHWSLLEQLGDASYALYLSHIFVIGAVAYLARRTVGYEHPTTVLLVSVVSIVAACLVSLVIYEMIEKPILQTLNGRRKTRNTPLPHIATENK from the coding sequence ATGGCATCAGGCGCCGGCAAAGCGCAGGAGATCAAGGTGAAGAAATTCTATTCGATTCAGTATCTTCGCGCCTGCGCCGCCTTGCTGGTTCTGTTCGCACACGCCTTTTCCTATCAGATTGGCGTGGACAATCTGATTATCGTGACGGCGGGCCGCCTGGGCGTCGTTCTGTTCTTTGTCATCAGCGGTTTCATAATGGTCCATATTACGGGAGATGGTCCGTTTTCCGCTGCCACCTTCCTGAAACGCCGAGCAATCCGGATCATCCCCCTTTACTGGCTTTTCACCAGCCTCGCCGCCGTTCTGGCGGCGCTCGCGCCAAGTCTCTTCCAGAAGACCGTCTTTACATGGCCCCACTATCTTCAGTCGCTCCTCTTCATTGTTCACGAAGCGCCTGGACGGGATAGCGCCAGTCCAATCCTCTCACTCGGCTGGACGCTCAATTACGAGGTATTTTTCTATATCGCTTTTGCGGTGTTCGCATTTCTGTCCGTGACCTCGCGCGTATTTGTGCTGACGGTCTTTTTCATTGCGATGTGGATAGCCGGGCTGTGGCTGGCTCCCACCAACCCTGTTATCCAGTTCTATCTCAACCCTTCTCCGGTGGCATTCGTAATCGGCATGTGGATAGGGCGGCGCTATTTGGACGGTGATTTCACTTCCGACATACGCCATGCCTGGATATTCGGCGTAATGACCGCTGCAGGCGTGGTGCTTTCATTCGTCGATGACGGTACGCCGCTATTGGGTCAGATCAGCTTCGCGGGACAAGCAATGTGGGCGGCGGGCCTGCTTCATCTCAGCCTCATTCTGGAGCCGAAACTCAAGCACTGGAGCCTTCTCGAGCAGTTGGGCGACGCTTCCTACGCGCTTTATCTGTCGCATATCTTCGTGATCGGCGCTGTGGCGTACCTGGCCAGACGCACCGTCGGATACGAGCATCCGACAACGGTATTGTTGGTGTCGGTGGTCAGCATCGTGGCAGCCTGCCTCGTCAGTCTGGTGATTTACGAGATGATCGAGAAGCCGATTCTTCAGACCCTGAACGGCAGAAGGAAGACGAGAAACACACCGCTTCCTCATATTGCCACGGAGAACAAATAA
- the wecB gene encoding UDP-N-acetylglucosamine 2-epimerase (non-hydrolyzing): MNAVSHPRLPSRRKLLIVFGTRPEALKCFPVARAALAHPGFTTEICVTGQHREMVDQVIELTGLPVHYDLNIMQPGQTLFDVTSRVLLGMAGVLEKAKPDIVIVQGDTTTAMTAALAAFYKRIPVAHIEAGLRSHNINSPFPEELNRKIAGNIATWHFAPTTEARDNLIAEGKAANTIFVTGNTVIDTLLHFSSEIDADKLMNAKLAARFPFIDPTKKMILVTGHRRENFDGGIQRICTALKALSARRDVQVIYPVHPNPNVRSVVEAEIGTVPNIHLIDPQDYLPFLYLQKQSYLVLTDSGGVQEEAPSLGKPVLVMRENTERPEGIAAGTARLVGTDIEKILANANSLLDDESVYRGMAERHNPYGDGQAATRIVEELLNHG, from the coding sequence ATGAACGCCGTTTCACATCCGAGATTGCCCTCAAGGCGAAAACTGCTGATCGTGTTCGGCACGAGGCCGGAGGCGCTCAAATGTTTTCCGGTGGCGCGCGCCGCGCTCGCCCATCCAGGCTTTACCACGGAAATATGTGTGACGGGCCAGCATCGCGAGATGGTCGATCAGGTCATTGAATTGACGGGCCTGCCGGTGCACTACGATCTCAACATCATGCAGCCAGGTCAGACGTTGTTCGACGTGACCTCGCGCGTGCTCCTCGGAATGGCGGGGGTGCTGGAGAAGGCGAAGCCGGACATCGTCATCGTCCAGGGCGACACAACCACCGCGATGACCGCGGCTCTAGCTGCCTTCTACAAGCGCATTCCGGTTGCCCATATCGAGGCGGGATTGCGCAGCCACAACATCAACTCTCCCTTTCCGGAGGAACTGAACCGCAAGATTGCCGGCAACATCGCCACCTGGCATTTTGCGCCGACCACCGAGGCGCGCGACAATCTCATCGCCGAAGGAAAGGCTGCGAACACCATCTTCGTAACCGGCAATACCGTGATCGACACGCTGCTGCATTTCTCCAGCGAGATCGATGCCGACAAGTTGATGAACGCCAAGCTCGCCGCTCGTTTCCCCTTCATCGATCCGACCAAGAAAATGATACTCGTCACCGGTCATCGCCGTGAGAATTTCGATGGCGGCATCCAGAGAATCTGCACCGCGCTGAAGGCATTGTCGGCGCGCAGGGATGTGCAGGTCATCTACCCGGTCCATCCCAACCCGAATGTGCGCTCCGTGGTCGAGGCCGAAATCGGGACGGTGCCGAACATCCACCTGATCGACCCGCAGGACTATTTGCCGTTCCTGTACCTGCAGAAACAGAGCTACCTGGTGTTGACCGACAGCGGCGGCGTGCAGGAAGAGGCGCCTTCACTCGGCAAGCCGGTGCTGGTGATGCGGGAAAACACGGAGCGACCCGAAGGGATCGCCGCTGGTACTGCCCGGCTGGTCGGTACCGATATCGAAAAAATTCTGGCCAATGCCAATAGCCTGCTCGATGATGAGAGCGTCTATCGCGGCATGGCGGAGAGGCACAACCCATACGGCGATGGCCAAGCTGCGACCCGGATCGTTGAGGAATTGCTGAATCATGGCTGA
- the wecC gene encoding UDP-N-acetyl-D-mannosamine dehydrogenase, whose protein sequence is MAEIKTVSVIGMGYIGLPTCAIFASRGLDVIGVDINEAVVAKVNRGEIHIIEPDLDGLIQKVVANGKLKAFSTPQPADAYIIAVPTPITPDRKPDVSYVLAAARSIAPVLKRDDLVVLESTSPVGTTRVMTALLAELRPDLKFPVAHGEEADVLVAYSPERVLPGKVLTELINNDRSIGGLSRKSSERTAALYSSFVAGDLFITQAESAELVKLTENAFRDVNIAFANELAAVCQDLSLNVWEVIDLANRHPRVNILQPSPGVGGHCIAIDPYFIIDAAPNNTRLISSARRINSERPLSVVRDIEALLDPTRKQTIACLGLSFKPNIDDMRESPAVEVVKLLSKIPNIKIVAAEPNARQLPHELEGSGVMFTDALSAIDQSDIVVLLVDHRQFNLIDPEALKDKKLVDTRGLWTWRKARKPDARIEGKKSEMERSQSLARTGEAA, encoded by the coding sequence ATGGCTGAAATCAAAACCGTTTCCGTTATCGGCATGGGCTATATCGGCCTGCCGACCTGTGCCATTTTTGCCAGCCGCGGACTCGATGTCATCGGTGTCGATATCAACGAGGCGGTGGTCGCGAAGGTCAACCGCGGCGAAATCCACATCATCGAACCGGACCTGGATGGTTTGATCCAGAAAGTCGTCGCCAATGGCAAGCTCAAGGCATTCAGTACGCCTCAGCCGGCCGATGCCTATATTATCGCCGTTCCAACTCCGATCACCCCGGACCGCAAGCCGGATGTCAGCTACGTGCTTGCGGCAGCGCGAAGCATCGCTCCGGTGCTAAAACGGGACGACCTGGTGGTGCTGGAATCAACATCGCCGGTCGGTACGACGCGTGTCATGACAGCGCTGCTCGCGGAACTGCGACCCGATCTCAAATTTCCCGTCGCACATGGCGAGGAAGCTGACGTCCTGGTCGCCTACTCTCCCGAGCGCGTGCTGCCGGGAAAGGTGCTGACCGAACTGATCAACAATGATCGCTCGATCGGCGGGCTGTCCCGAAAGTCTTCGGAGCGGACAGCGGCACTCTATTCAAGCTTCGTCGCCGGCGACCTGTTCATAACCCAGGCCGAAAGCGCGGAACTGGTTAAGCTGACCGAAAATGCGTTCCGCGATGTCAATATCGCCTTCGCCAATGAGCTTGCGGCGGTGTGCCAGGATCTGTCGCTCAACGTCTGGGAGGTAATCGATCTCGCCAACCGGCATCCTCGCGTGAACATCCTGCAGCCGAGCCCGGGCGTGGGCGGCCACTGCATTGCGATCGATCCGTATTTTATCATCGACGCCGCACCGAACAATACGCGGCTGATCAGTTCGGCACGGCGCATCAATTCCGAGCGACCCTTGTCGGTGGTCAGGGACATCGAGGCATTGCTCGACCCGACCCGCAAGCAGACGATCGCCTGTCTTGGCCTCAGCTTCAAACCCAATATCGACGATATGCGCGAGAGCCCGGCTGTCGAGGTTGTTAAGCTTCTGTCCAAGATTCCCAATATCAAGATCGTCGCTGCCGAGCCCAATGCGCGTCAGTTGCCACACGAGCTCGAGGGCAGCGGCGTCATGTTCACCGATGCACTTTCCGCTATTGACCAATCCGATATCGTCGTCCTGCTGGTCGACCATCGACAATTCAATCTGATCGATCCCGAAGCGCTCAAGGACAAGAAGCTCGTCGACACACGGGGCCTGTGGACCTGGCGCAAGGCGCGCAAGCCCGACGCCCGCATCGAAGGCAAGAAATCCGAAATGGAACGCTCGCAGTCTCTCGCTCGCACCGGAGAAGCGGCATGA
- a CDS encoding WecB/TagA/CpsF family glycosyltransferase, giving the protein MNSHDTAWAQHSLLASRRREFLGATIHALTMAETLAIADEAMATRRPLHHVVVNVAKLVNMRKNAELREDVVGADMVNVDGKGVLWGARLCGVELPERVTGVDVMINLLALCARRGYRPYLLGAEQHILDAVESRLARDHPSLAIAGRRNGYFKADEEAAIVEAINASGADCLFVAMPTPSKERFLKRYRDVLAPSFVMGVGGSFDVYGGKVARAPKLVQAAGLEWLFRVAQEPRRLWRRYYDTNTAYAVLLWREFWSRRGRRNVNP; this is encoded by the coding sequence ATGAACTCGCATGACACGGCATGGGCGCAACACTCTCTATTGGCATCACGCCGCCGCGAGTTTCTCGGTGCGACCATCCATGCGCTGACCATGGCCGAGACGCTGGCCATCGCAGACGAGGCGATGGCGACGCGGCGGCCGCTTCATCATGTTGTCGTGAACGTCGCCAAGCTTGTGAACATGCGCAAGAATGCCGAACTGCGCGAGGATGTCGTCGGGGCGGATATGGTCAATGTCGACGGCAAAGGCGTGCTTTGGGGCGCGCGGCTCTGCGGCGTCGAGTTGCCGGAGCGTGTGACCGGCGTCGACGTCATGATCAACCTGCTTGCGCTGTGCGCCAGGCGTGGCTATCGCCCCTACCTTCTGGGCGCTGAACAGCACATTCTCGACGCAGTTGAAAGCCGACTTGCCAGAGATCATCCGAGCCTAGCCATTGCCGGCAGGCGCAATGGGTATTTCAAGGCGGACGAAGAGGCCGCGATCGTCGAGGCCATCAACGCTTCAGGTGCCGACTGCCTGTTTGTGGCGATGCCGACGCCGAGCAAGGAGCGCTTTCTCAAGCGCTATCGCGACGTACTCGCTCCGAGTTTCGTCATGGGCGTGGGCGGCAGCTTCGACGTCTATGGTGGAAAGGTCGCCCGGGCACCGAAACTGGTTCAGGCGGCCGGCCTGGAGTGGCTGTTCCGTGTGGCACAGGAGCCGCGACGCTTGTGGCGCCGCTACTACGATACCAACACCGCCTATGCAGTGCTGCTGTGGCGTGAGTTCTGGTCTCGCCGGGGACGCCGAAACGTCAATCCGTAG
- a CDS encoding polysaccharide biosynthesis C-terminal domain-containing protein, whose amino-acid sequence MLLRSTLIYGPAILLTRVSALLLLVVMTRLIDQTEYGLLTLVVTVGEMTDVAVTNWLRIALLRLGGKGDVSRGSLMLAGQVLLATTVLALIISVIASAVIVPERWIEFAIAVCSYLIAGSISRFALTVLQMQQRHSLYSMLEYLRGLLQLALPIAATLIFQCSFLTVSLGSSLAVLIAGIVACVVASGRVIGGPPRFTHKEFFALGVPLVIMALVGFGLNSAERVFLKFYYDAGAVAVFAAAYALARQPIDMVANAINMGAFPEVVSRFDDEGSEASGRLLSQLMALMIRLCLPVAAMLIALSGDITRLLLPAEYHGRFGLLFPIIAFSVLCANLTSFVYGVVVHAHKRPWLLIIANSFGSVATISLSFLLIPTMAEVGAALALAGGSLAGLAACIVIAERLTPVPVPWRDIAVSAIISICTGLAASLASTALGNMPAIFPLAAGGVAGAAAFLGLTWLFHPAAVTQFIGKLRARLRIA is encoded by the coding sequence TTGCTGCTCCGTTCCACACTCATCTATGGCCCAGCTATTCTGCTGACGCGGGTTTCCGCTCTGCTCCTGCTGGTCGTCATGACGCGGCTGATCGACCAGACGGAGTATGGCCTGCTGACCCTGGTGGTCACCGTGGGCGAAATGACGGATGTTGCCGTTACCAACTGGCTGCGCATTGCCTTGCTGCGGCTTGGTGGAAAAGGCGACGTCAGCCGTGGCAGCCTGATGCTTGCCGGACAGGTATTGCTTGCCACCACGGTGCTGGCCCTGATCATATCCGTGATCGCCTCGGCGGTGATCGTGCCGGAGCGCTGGATAGAATTTGCAATCGCCGTCTGCAGCTATCTGATTGCCGGCTCCATCAGCCGGTTCGCGTTGACGGTGCTGCAAATGCAGCAGCGTCATTCCCTCTATTCGATGCTTGAATATCTGCGCGGCCTGCTGCAACTGGCCTTGCCGATCGCCGCCACCCTTATCTTCCAATGCTCTTTTCTGACGGTATCGCTCGGCTCGAGCCTCGCCGTGCTGATTGCCGGCATCGTGGCGTGCGTTGTGGCATCCGGGCGCGTTATTGGCGGCCCGCCGCGCTTCACCCACAAGGAGTTTTTTGCCCTCGGCGTGCCCCTCGTCATCATGGCGCTGGTCGGTTTCGGTCTCAACAGCGCTGAACGCGTCTTCCTCAAGTTCTACTACGATGCCGGCGCGGTGGCTGTCTTCGCAGCCGCCTACGCATTGGCTCGGCAGCCGATCGATATGGTCGCCAACGCAATCAACATGGGCGCATTTCCAGAAGTGGTCAGCCGCTTCGACGACGAGGGATCCGAGGCGTCCGGGCGGTTGTTGTCGCAACTCATGGCCTTGATGATACGCCTTTGCCTGCCGGTCGCAGCAATGCTTATCGCGCTCAGCGGCGACATCACGCGACTCCTGCTGCCCGCGGAATATCATGGTCGCTTCGGTCTGCTGTTTCCGATCATCGCCTTCAGCGTTCTTTGTGCCAATCTCACAAGCTTCGTTTATGGCGTCGTGGTGCACGCACATAAGCGGCCGTGGTTGCTGATCATCGCCAATTCCTTCGGCTCGGTGGCAACGATTTCACTGTCTTTTCTGTTGATTCCCACCATGGCGGAGGTTGGCGCGGCGTTGGCGTTGGCGGGCGGATCGCTGGCAGGTCTTGCAGCCTGCATCGTCATCGCCGAGAGGCTCACGCCGGTGCCGGTTCCCTGGCGCGACATCGCTGTCTCGGCCATCATTTCTATCTGCACCGGACTGGCCGCCAGCCTTGCCAGCACTGCGCTGGGCAATATGCCGGCGATCTTTCCGCTCGCGGCGGGCGGTGTCGCCGGCGCTGCGGCTTTCCTGGGACTGACCTGGTTGTTTCACCCCGCGGCCGTGACGCAGTTCATCGGCAAGCTAAGGGCACGGCTCCGGATCGCATAA
- a CDS encoding glycosyltransferase family 4 protein, producing the protein MLQRLAHNRKIHVLVATPSGVSGQGGIDRIMGALKQEFERQEIADIDLRFLSSRGPGHVGLSIFYMLGFCARMLAARLDRRADVIHINISVSGSTYRKMMIAACARLLSIPYVLHLHGAQYQTFWKDDHSFMSRRIRALFEHAGRVIVLGGLWRDFVASRAPANGGNIVIVPNATAVPSLAHVGGGDHVHILFLGRIGERKGVPQLGEALERMKHLRGWRATIAGDGEVEPARARSVALGIADRIAFPGWVGPDEVASLIASADILVLPSFAENLPMSVIEGMAAGLAVVATPVGAVEDIITHEQSGLLVPPGDVAALTEALTRLVEDTALRARLGAAAMAVHRERLELAPFVDAICDVWRSVASEARPVKR; encoded by the coding sequence ATGTTGCAGCGTCTCGCCCACAATAGAAAAATACATGTCTTGGTCGCAACGCCCTCGGGCGTTTCGGGACAAGGCGGCATCGACCGGATCATGGGGGCGCTGAAGCAGGAGTTCGAACGGCAAGAGATCGCCGACATCGATCTGCGCTTTCTTTCCAGCCGTGGCCCGGGACATGTCGGGCTTTCGATCTTCTACATGCTTGGTTTTTGCGCGCGGATGCTTGCGGCCCGCCTCGACAGACGCGCCGACGTCATTCACATCAATATATCGGTCTCCGGCAGCACCTATCGCAAGATGATGATCGCCGCCTGCGCCAGGCTGTTGTCGATACCATATGTCCTTCATCTGCATGGGGCGCAGTATCAGACATTCTGGAAAGATGATCATAGTTTCATGAGCCGCCGTATCAGGGCTCTGTTCGAGCATGCCGGCCGGGTGATTGTCCTGGGGGGGCTTTGGCGCGATTTCGTCGCCAGCCGGGCACCGGCGAACGGCGGCAATATTGTCATCGTTCCCAACGCCACGGCAGTTCCTTCCCTGGCGCATGTCGGCGGAGGCGATCACGTGCACATCCTGTTCCTCGGCCGCATCGGCGAGCGAAAGGGCGTGCCGCAGTTGGGCGAGGCGCTGGAGCGGATGAAACATCTCAGGGGTTGGCGTGCCACGATCGCCGGCGATGGTGAGGTCGAGCCGGCACGAGCGAGGTCGGTCGCTCTAGGGATTGCCGACCGTATTGCTTTTCCGGGCTGGGTGGGACCTGACGAGGTCGCATCACTGATCGCTTCGGCCGATATTCTGGTGCTCCCCTCGTTCGCCGAAAATCTGCCAATGTCGGTGATCGAAGGCATGGCGGCCGGCCTGGCTGTCGTGGCCACCCCGGTTGGCGCGGTCGAGGACATCATCACCCACGAACAATCCGGTCTGTTGGTGCCGCCCGGCGATGTGGCGGCGTTGACCGAGGCGTTAACTCGGCTGGTCGAGGATACGGCGCTGCGCGCGCGGCTTGGCGCCGCCGCCATGGCGGTGCACCGGGAAAGGCTTGAGCTTGCACCGTTTGTCGACGCGATCTGCGATGTCTGGAGATCGGTCGCGTCCGAGGCGCGACCGGTCAAGCGCTGA
- a CDS encoding asparagine synthase C-terminal domain-containing protein, producing the protein MSVRASQDVKMVLTGEGADEILGGYPKHRAESLAGVYRSLVPASLHNNLLAPLMRALPGASAKFDTFARSAGERDFATRMISWFGAMTARERDSLLGGLATCGHDCNDFPFSSSVTESHLRRVLFFDQTSWLPDNLLERGDRVMMAGSIEGRMPFLDRDLVSFVSQLPDRYRLGFLHSKQILRDCMAGMVPDEVLNRPKIGFKVPVAEWFRGPMSDYVRDHLCSSHSVIRSYLSAKKLDQIVREHAERAADHEKLIWALLNLEIFHREFALGPPQ; encoded by the coding sequence ATGTCGGTTCGAGCCTCGCAGGACGTCAAGATGGTGCTTACGGGCGAAGGTGCGGACGAGATACTCGGCGGCTACCCCAAACATCGCGCAGAGTCTCTGGCGGGTGTCTACCGGTCACTTGTTCCAGCGTCGCTTCACAACAATCTCCTCGCCCCTTTGATGCGCGCATTGCCCGGCGCATCGGCCAAGTTCGATACATTTGCCCGAAGCGCGGGTGAACGGGACTTTGCCACCCGGATGATCTCCTGGTTTGGAGCCATGACGGCGCGGGAACGCGATTCGCTCCTCGGTGGGTTGGCCACTTGCGGCCATGACTGCAACGATTTCCCGTTCTCTTCGAGTGTGACGGAATCTCATCTGCGCCGTGTGTTGTTTTTTGATCAGACATCGTGGTTGCCCGACAACCTCTTGGAACGGGGCGACCGAGTGATGATGGCCGGTTCAATCGAGGGGCGAATGCCATTCCTTGATCGCGATCTGGTTTCCTTCGTCAGCCAACTGCCCGATCGTTACAGGCTGGGCTTCCTGCACAGCAAACAGATCCTGCGCGACTGCATGGCCGGCATGGTTCCCGACGAGGTCCTCAACCGCCCAAAGATCGGCTTCAAGGTGCCCGTCGCCGAATGGTTCCGCGGGCCGATGAGCGATTATGTACGGGACCATCTGTGTTCGTCCCATTCGGTCATCCGTAGCTATTTGAGCGCCAAGAAGCTGGACCAGATTGTCAGGGAGCACGCCGAGCGCGCCGCGGACCACGAAAAACTGATATGGGCGCTTTTGAACCTGGAGATATTCCACCGCGAATTCGCGCTTGGCCCGCCGCAGTGA
- the asnB gene encoding asparagine synthase (glutamine-hydrolyzing), whose translation MCGIAGWIGRRVEKPQDRAAGMSNALQHRGPDAEGIELLDLNTGEDQLALVHRRLAIIDLNADSNQPMQTEDGRLRIIFNGEIYNYIELREELIGLGHRFRTRSDTEVLLRAYDQWRLAMFDRLSGMFAFALWDAQRRELILARDPFGKKPLYLMQGRNLLSFASEISALLSAQPDGQQLDLDGVREYLTWRYVPGPRTLFKQIRKLNPGSYAVWSQGEVTETRYYAPPDQTDLTADIDPGTAKRRFLELLDRSVEIRMRSDAPFGAFLSGGLDSSAIVALMTRHSDNPIRTFSVGFSEQAYSELPFARRVADHFKTDHCEIVIQADDLMNHLPKMVRHRGHLFHKVRTFQFT comes from the coding sequence ATGTGCGGAATTGCCGGCTGGATTGGGCGCAGGGTCGAGAAGCCACAAGATCGGGCCGCCGGGATGTCGAATGCCTTGCAGCATCGTGGTCCCGATGCCGAAGGCATCGAACTCCTGGACCTGAACACAGGCGAGGACCAGTTGGCATTGGTGCATCGCCGCCTGGCGATTATTGACTTAAACGCCGATTCAAATCAGCCGATGCAGACCGAGGACGGACGGCTCCGGATTATTTTCAACGGCGAAATATACAACTACATCGAGTTGCGTGAGGAGTTGATCGGTCTCGGCCACCGTTTTCGCACACGCTCCGACACGGAAGTGCTGCTCAGGGCTTATGACCAGTGGCGCCTGGCCATGTTCGACCGATTGAGCGGGATGTTCGCTTTTGCGCTGTGGGACGCTCAACGGCGCGAATTGATCCTCGCTCGCGACCCCTTTGGAAAAAAACCCCTTTACCTCATGCAAGGCAGAAATTTGCTGTCGTTTGCCTCGGAGATCAGCGCGTTGTTGTCTGCGCAGCCAGATGGCCAGCAGCTCGATCTGGATGGAGTGCGCGAGTATCTGACCTGGCGTTACGTGCCTGGACCGCGGACGCTTTTCAAACAGATCCGCAAGCTCAACCCGGGAAGCTACGCTGTGTGGTCGCAAGGGGAAGTAACGGAAACGCGCTACTATGCGCCCCCGGATCAGACCGATCTGACAGCGGATATCGATCCAGGAACCGCCAAGCGGCGATTTCTGGAATTGCTCGACCGTTCTGTCGAGATCAGGATGCGCAGTGATGCGCCGTTTGGCGCCTTTCTGTCCGGGGGCCTCGACTCGTCGGCAATCGTTGCCCTGATGACCAGGCACAGCGACAACCCCATTCGTACGTTTTCGGTCGGTTTCAGCGAACAGGCTTACAGCGAGCTTCCATTCGCCCGGCGCGTCGCCGATCATTTCAAGACCGATCATTGCGAAATCGTCATCCAGGCGGATGACCTGATGAATCATCTGCCCAAGATGGTCCGCCATCGGGGGCACCTGTTTCACAAAGTACGGACATTCCAATTTACCTGA
- a CDS encoding cellulase family glycosylhydrolase has product MRKVVYVIACALGMAMSAEAAPIPLERGVGVHEWLNWSPVEKDGSYKWPPYRSEKEWLAGGRPLTDWPDGDQFDRIRSMGFDFVRLSVDPGPLLASEGAKRQQALDMLAAAVQRVVSSGLKVVFDLHGVSQVPAYSMEMIYGGADSEGVARYRKMVVAVAAMLIKIGADKVALEPYNEPAYYPCDSSGSDDWQRIMAGTVRDIRAVSSELTIVATGACGGSIAGLVNLDPNFDDPNVYYSFHMYDPHSFTHQRADDKNAFSSGLPWPADASTPEVVAETLKAQMDAAGLSQIEEVMNMASARETIARYFEQNWGQSQLEAGFRQAVDWAEAHGIASRRLFVGEFGVILMSADGRMGAFDADRLRYLMAVRREAERFAMPWSAWEFSNPYGMSVIQPKGPAIPDREMLRALGLP; this is encoded by the coding sequence ATGAGAAAAGTTGTCTACGTCATAGCGTGCGCGCTTGGCATGGCTATGTCAGCCGAGGCGGCGCCGATCCCGCTTGAGCGCGGCGTCGGCGTCCATGAATGGCTCAACTGGTCGCCGGTGGAGAAAGATGGTTCCTACAAATGGCCGCCCTATCGCAGCGAGAAGGAATGGCTTGCGGGCGGCAGGCCGCTCACCGATTGGCCGGACGGCGACCAGTTTGATCGCATTCGATCCATGGGCTTCGACTTTGTCCGGCTGAGTGTCGACCCTGGCCCTCTGCTTGCCAGCGAGGGCGCCAAACGACAACAGGCGCTGGACATGCTTGCCGCTGCGGTGCAGCGGGTCGTTTCAAGCGGGCTCAAGGTGGTTTTCGATCTGCATGGCGTCAGCCAGGTTCCGGCCTACAGCATGGAAATGATCTATGGCGGGGCCGACAGCGAGGGTGTTGCCCGCTATCGCAAAATGGTAGTGGCGGTGGCTGCCATGCTGATCAAAATTGGCGCCGACAAGGTCGCCCTCGAGCCCTATAACGAGCCCGCCTACTACCCGTGCGATTCAAGCGGCAGCGATGACTGGCAGCGGATCATGGCAGGCACGGTTCGCGATATTCGCGCCGTCAGCAGCGAACTCACCATCGTCGCGACCGGCGCCTGCGGCGGGAGCATCGCGGGACTGGTCAACCTGGACCCCAACTTCGACGACCCCAACGTCTATTACAGCTTCCACATGTATGATCCGCACAGCTTCACGCACCAGCGGGCCGATGACAAGAACGCTTTCTCCTCCGGCCTTCCCTGGCCTGCCGACGCCAGCACGCCCGAAGTGGTCGCCGAAACCCTCAAGGCGCAGATGGACGCCGCCGGCTTGAGCCAGATCGAAGAGGTGATGAACATGGCCTCGGCGCGTGAAACGATCGCCCGATACTTTGAGCAGAATTGGGGGCAGAGCCAGCTCGAAGCGGGTTTCCGTCAGGCGGTCGACTGGGCTGAAGCCCATGGCATAGCGAGCCGACGCCTGTTCGTGGGCGAATTCGGCGTTATCTTGATGTCTGCGGATGGCCGCATGGGAGCTTTCGATGCTGATCGCCTGCGCTATCTCATGGCAGTGCGCAGAGAGGCGGAACGCTTCGCGATGCCGTGGTCGGCCTGGGAATTCTCCAACCCTTACGGAATGAGTGTTATCCAACCCAAGGGGCCTGCGATCCCGGACCGGGAGATGTTGCGGGCACTAGGCCTGCCATAA